A single region of the Streptomyces sp. NBC_01262 genome encodes:
- a CDS encoding SDR family oxidoreductase, whose amino-acid sequence MTGICADRVVVITGAGRGLGRAHALAFAAQGAQVVVNDLGVGLDGAGASAGPAHEVVGEIRALGGQAVADGSDIATPEGARTLIATALDAFGRLDTLVNNAGFLRDRMLVNLDEDEWDAVMRVHLKGHFLPLKYAAAHWRAEAKGGRMPNARVINTSSGAGLLGSVGQGNYSAAKAGILGLTLVAAAELARYGVCVNAIAPAARTRMTEQTFADTMSAPGQPDAFDAMAPDNVSPLVVWLGSAASSGVTGRVFEAEGGRITVMEGWRPGPTADKSARWTPTEAGEAAVKLLAASLTPQPVYGTQ is encoded by the coding sequence GTGACCGGAATCTGCGCGGACCGCGTCGTCGTGATCACCGGCGCCGGCCGAGGCCTCGGCCGCGCCCACGCCCTGGCCTTCGCCGCCCAGGGCGCCCAGGTCGTCGTCAACGACCTCGGCGTCGGCCTCGACGGGGCCGGGGCCTCCGCCGGACCGGCGCATGAAGTCGTCGGCGAGATCCGAGCCCTGGGCGGCCAAGCCGTCGCCGACGGCTCCGACATCGCCACGCCGGAGGGCGCCCGCACGCTCATCGCCACAGCCCTGGACGCCTTCGGCCGCCTCGACACCCTGGTCAACAACGCCGGCTTCCTGCGCGACCGCATGCTCGTCAACCTCGACGAGGACGAGTGGGACGCCGTCATGCGCGTCCACCTCAAAGGCCACTTCCTGCCCCTGAAGTACGCCGCCGCCCACTGGCGTGCCGAGGCCAAGGGAGGGCGAATGCCCAATGCCCGCGTCATCAACACCAGTTCCGGCGCCGGCCTGCTCGGCAGCGTCGGCCAGGGCAACTACTCGGCCGCCAAAGCCGGCATCCTGGGCCTCACCCTCGTCGCCGCCGCCGAACTCGCCCGCTACGGGGTCTGCGTCAACGCCATAGCCCCGGCCGCCCGCACCCGCATGACCGAGCAGACCTTCGCCGACACCATGTCCGCCCCCGGACAACCGGACGCCTTCGACGCCATGGCCCCGGACAACGTCTCCCCCCTCGTCGTCTGGCTCGGCTCCGCCGCCTCCTCCGGCGTCACCGGCCGCGTCTTCGAGGCCGAGGGCGGCCGCATCACCGTCATGGAGGGCTGGCGCCCGGGCCCCACCGCCGACAAGTCCGCCCGCTGGACCCCGACGGAGGCGGGGGAGGCGGCTGTGAAGCTGCTAGCGGCCTCGCTCACCCCGCAGCCCGTCTATGGCACCCAGTAG
- a CDS encoding TetR/AcrR family transcriptional regulator, whose product MSPPPALRRAELLATAGEVFARQGYNATTVRQIADAAGMLAGSLYYHFDSKESMIDEILSGFLHQLWAGYDTVLAAGLGPRETIEALVVESFREIDRHQSAVAIYQKEARHLSAQPRFGYLTDSRTKFERAWLDTLRRGAAAGVFRTDLDLKLTYRFIRDTVWVAASWYRPDGHHSPDTIARQYLSMVLDGIATPAKE is encoded by the coding sequence ATGAGCCCCCCACCGGCCCTGCGGCGTGCCGAACTGCTGGCGACGGCGGGTGAGGTGTTCGCCCGCCAGGGCTACAACGCCACCACCGTGCGGCAGATCGCGGACGCGGCCGGGATGCTCGCGGGCAGCCTGTACTACCACTTCGATTCCAAGGAATCGATGATCGACGAGATCCTCTCCGGCTTCCTGCACCAGCTGTGGGCGGGCTACGACACGGTCCTGGCCGCCGGGCTGGGGCCGAGGGAGACCATCGAGGCCCTGGTCGTGGAGTCCTTCCGCGAGATCGACCGCCACCAGTCCGCCGTCGCGATCTACCAGAAGGAAGCCCGGCACCTGTCCGCCCAGCCGCGCTTCGGGTATCTCACCGACTCCCGGACCAAGTTCGAACGGGCCTGGCTCGACACCCTGCGGCGCGGCGCCGCCGCCGGGGTCTTCCGCACGGACCTCGACCTGAAGCTCACCTACCGCTTCATCCGCGACACCGTCTGGGTCGCCGCCTCCTGGTACCGCCCCGACGGCCATCACAGCCCCGACACCATCGCCCGCCAGTACCTGTCCATGGTGCTCGACGGCATCGCCACCCCCGCGAAGGAGTAG
- a CDS encoding enoyl-CoA hydratase family protein, translating to MGVSTSNPEPGIALVTVDYPPVNALPVRGWYDLAAALRAAGADPGVRCVVLASKGRGFNAGVDIKEMQRTEGHSSLIGANRGCYEAFAAVYECEVPVVAAVHGFCLGGGIGLVGNADAIVASEDATFGLPELDRGALGAATHLSRLVPQHLMRVLYYTSRTATAQELHRHGSVWQVVPRAGLMEAALALAREIAAKDGELIRLAKAAINGIDPVDVRRSYRFEQGFTFEANLSGIADKHRDAFVSHDKHGKEERA from the coding sequence ATGGGTGTCTCCACCTCGAACCCCGAACCCGGCATCGCGCTGGTCACCGTCGACTACCCACCCGTCAACGCCCTCCCCGTCCGGGGCTGGTACGACCTCGCCGCCGCCCTCCGCGCCGCCGGCGCCGACCCCGGTGTGCGCTGTGTCGTCCTGGCCTCGAAGGGGCGCGGCTTCAACGCGGGCGTGGACATCAAGGAGATGCAGCGCACCGAAGGCCACAGCTCCCTCATCGGCGCCAATCGCGGCTGCTACGAGGCCTTCGCCGCCGTCTACGAGTGCGAGGTCCCGGTGGTCGCCGCCGTCCACGGCTTCTGCCTCGGCGGCGGCATCGGCCTGGTCGGCAACGCCGACGCGATCGTGGCCAGCGAGGACGCCACCTTCGGCTTGCCGGAGCTGGACCGGGGCGCGCTGGGCGCCGCGACCCACCTGTCGCGGCTCGTCCCGCAGCACCTGATGCGCGTCCTGTACTACACCTCGCGGACGGCCACCGCCCAGGAGCTGCACCGCCACGGCTCGGTCTGGCAGGTCGTCCCGCGCGCCGGGCTCATGGAAGCCGCGCTCGCCCTGGCCCGCGAGATCGCCGCGAAGGACGGCGAGTTGATCCGGCTGGCCAAAGCGGCGATCAACGGCATCGACCCGGTGGACGTACGCCGCAGCTACCGCTTCGAGCAGGGCTTCACCTTCGAGGCCAACCTCAGCGGCATCGCGGACAAGCACCGCGACGCCTTCGTGAGCCACGACAAGCACGGGAAGGAGGAGCGGGCATGA
- a CDS encoding SDR family oxidoreductase: MSSVEDSPAPAYVAGHGLLAGRTAVITAAAGAGIGGATARRFLEEGARIVIGDAHAWRVKEYEDALAAEFGPARVAGLPCDVTDETQVAALFDLAEARHGRLDIVVNNAGLGGTAELTEMTDQQWDKVLDVTLNGTFRCTRAALRRMKAAGSGGVLVNNASVVGWRAQAGQAHYAAAKAGVMALTRCAALEAAAYGVRVNAVSPSLAMHPHLVKVTTPELLAELTAREAFGRYAEPWEVANVMVFLASGYSSYLTGEIISVSSQHP, from the coding sequence ATGAGCAGCGTCGAGGATTCGCCCGCCCCCGCCTACGTGGCCGGGCACGGCCTCCTCGCCGGCCGCACCGCCGTCATCACCGCCGCCGCCGGAGCGGGCATCGGCGGCGCCACCGCCCGCCGCTTCCTGGAGGAGGGCGCCCGGATCGTCATCGGCGACGCCCACGCCTGGCGCGTCAAGGAGTACGAGGACGCGCTCGCGGCGGAGTTCGGCCCCGCGCGGGTGGCCGGGCTGCCGTGCGACGTCACCGACGAGACACAGGTCGCCGCCCTCTTCGACCTCGCCGAGGCACGGCACGGCCGGCTCGACATCGTGGTCAACAACGCCGGTCTCGGCGGCACCGCCGAACTCACCGAGATGACCGACCAGCAGTGGGACAAGGTCCTCGACGTCACCCTGAACGGCACCTTCCGCTGCACCCGGGCAGCCCTGCGGCGCATGAAGGCCGCCGGCAGCGGAGGCGTCCTGGTCAACAACGCCAGCGTCGTCGGCTGGCGCGCCCAGGCCGGCCAGGCCCACTACGCCGCCGCGAAGGCCGGCGTCATGGCGCTCACCCGCTGCGCGGCGCTGGAGGCGGCGGCGTACGGCGTCCGGGTCAACGCGGTCTCGCCCAGCCTCGCCATGCACCCGCACCTGGTGAAGGTGACCACCCCCGAGCTGCTGGCCGAGCTGACCGCCCGCGAGGCCTTCGGGCGGTACGCCGAGCCGTGGGAGGTCGCCAATGTGATGGTCTTCCTGGCTTCCGGCTACTCCTCCTACCTGACCGGAGAGATCATCTCCGTCAGCAGCCAGCACCCATGA
- a CDS encoding acyl-CoA dehydrogenase family protein — MDLHFTPEEDDFRLRARAWLRAHVPDRPLPSLETAEGFAEHRAWERELSADRWSVVSWPQEYGGRGASLLKWLVFEEEYYAAGAPGRVGQNGINLLAPTLFAHGTPAQLARVLPPMATGEVIWAQAWSEPESGSDLASLRSTATRTDDSGGGWLLNGQKTWSSRAAFADRAFGLFRSHPEADRPHRGVTYLMFPLDADGVTVRPIGRLDGKPAFAELFLDDVFVPDADVIGAPGDGWRVAMSTAGNERGLTLRSPGRFTAAAGRLTALWRERADPADTALRDRVADAVIGARAYELFAYANASLIASGGSIGAESSLNKVFWSELDIALHETALDLLGPDGELAEGDWAEGYVFSLAGPIYAGTNEIQRDIIAERLLGLPKGRR, encoded by the coding sequence ATGGACCTTCACTTCACCCCGGAGGAGGACGACTTCAGGCTGCGGGCGCGCGCCTGGCTCCGGGCCCACGTCCCGGACCGCCCGCTGCCGTCACTGGAGACCGCCGAGGGCTTCGCCGAGCACCGCGCCTGGGAGCGCGAGCTGTCCGCCGACCGCTGGTCGGTCGTCTCCTGGCCGCAGGAGTACGGCGGCCGGGGCGCGAGCCTCCTGAAGTGGCTGGTCTTCGAGGAGGAGTACTACGCCGCCGGGGCCCCGGGCCGGGTCGGCCAGAACGGCATCAACCTCCTGGCCCCGACCCTCTTCGCCCACGGCACCCCCGCCCAACTCGCCCGCGTACTACCGCCCATGGCGACCGGCGAGGTGATCTGGGCCCAGGCCTGGTCCGAGCCGGAGTCCGGTTCCGACCTCGCGTCCCTGCGGTCCACCGCCACCCGTACGGACGACAGCGGCGGCGGCTGGCTGCTCAACGGCCAGAAGACCTGGTCCTCGCGCGCCGCCTTCGCCGACCGGGCCTTCGGCCTGTTCCGCAGCCACCCGGAGGCGGACCGGCCGCACCGGGGCGTGACCTATCTGATGTTCCCGCTGGACGCCGACGGCGTGACCGTACGGCCCATCGGGCGGCTCGACGGCAAGCCCGCCTTCGCCGAACTCTTCCTGGACGACGTCTTCGTGCCCGACGCCGACGTCATCGGCGCCCCCGGCGACGGCTGGCGGGTCGCCATGAGCACCGCAGGCAACGAGCGCGGCCTGACCCTGCGCAGCCCCGGCCGCTTCACTGCCGCCGCCGGCCGGCTGACCGCGCTGTGGCGGGAGCGCGCGGACCCGGCCGACACGGCGCTGCGCGACCGGGTGGCCGACGCGGTGATCGGGGCGCGGGCCTATGAGCTGTTCGCGTACGCCAACGCCTCGCTGATCGCGTCCGGCGGATCGATCGGCGCCGAGTCGAGCCTGAACAAGGTCTTCTGGTCCGAGCTGGACATCGCCCTGCACGAGACCGCCCTCGATCTCCTCGGCCCGGACGGCGAACTGGCTGAGGGCGACTGGGCCGAGGGCTATGTCTTCTCCCTCGCCGGGCCGATCTACGCAGGTACGAACGAGATCCAGCGCGACATCATCGCCGAGCGACTGCTCGGTCTGCCGAAGGGGCGCCGCTGA
- a CDS encoding SDR family oxidoreductase: protein MTVTVDLSERVALVTGGTRGVGAGIARAFLEAGARVVVCARRPPEKPDDGVDFLPVDLRDPDATSAALRQVGEAYGRLDVLVNNAGGSPHRLLGDADAVRHARVVELNLIAPLNASLAAYELMRRQPDGGAVIMIGSVSGTRPSPGAAAYGAAKAGLDNLARTMAVEWAPARIRVNTVVLGMVRTELSHLHYGDDDGIAAIGRTVPLGRLAEPEEVGDACVFLASDRARYISGASLAVHGGGERPAYQGAKEP, encoded by the coding sequence GTGACTGTGACTGTCGATCTGTCAGAAAGAGTCGCCCTCGTGACCGGCGGCACCCGGGGCGTCGGCGCCGGCATCGCCCGCGCCTTCCTCGAAGCGGGCGCGCGGGTCGTCGTCTGCGCCCGGCGGCCACCCGAAAAGCCGGACGACGGGGTGGACTTCCTCCCCGTCGACCTCCGCGACCCGGACGCCACCTCGGCGGCCCTCCGGCAGGTCGGCGAGGCGTACGGCCGCCTGGACGTCCTGGTCAACAACGCGGGCGGCTCCCCCCACCGGCTGCTCGGCGACGCGGACGCGGTGCGGCACGCCCGCGTCGTCGAGCTGAATCTGATCGCGCCGCTCAACGCCTCGCTGGCGGCGTACGAGCTGATGCGGCGTCAGCCGGACGGCGGCGCCGTCATCATGATCGGCAGCGTCAGCGGCACCCGCCCCTCCCCGGGCGCCGCCGCCTATGGCGCCGCCAAGGCGGGCCTGGACAACCTCGCCCGCACCATGGCCGTCGAATGGGCCCCGGCGCGGATCCGGGTCAACACCGTGGTCCTCGGCATGGTCCGCACCGAGCTGTCGCACCTCCATTACGGCGACGACGACGGCATCGCCGCGATCGGCCGCACCGTCCCGCTGGGGCGCCTGGCCGAACCCGAAGAGGTCGGCGACGCCTGCGTCTTCCTCGCCTCCGACCGGGCCCGCTACATCAGCGGCGCCAGCCTGGCCGTGCACGGGGGCGGGGAACGCCCCGCCTACCAAGGAGCCAAGGAGCCCTGA
- a CDS encoding CoA transferase subunit A encodes MSKIMTPDEAVGRLRSGMTVGIGGWGSRRKPMALVRALLRSGVTDLTVVSYGGPDVGLLAAAGRIRRLVTAFVTLDSIPLEPHFRAARESGSLELTELDEAMMMWGLTAAAHRLPFMPIRAGLGSDVMRVNPGLRTVTSPYENREELVAVPALRLDAALVHLNRADARGNGQYLGPDPYFDDLFCEAADTAYVSCERIVDTAELLKAAAPQSLLVKRQYVTGVVEAPHGAHFTSCAPDYDRDEDLQRAYADAAAAGGEAWRDFAHRYVTQEQP; translated from the coding sequence ATGAGCAAGATCATGACCCCGGACGAGGCCGTCGGCCGGCTCCGCTCCGGCATGACCGTCGGCATCGGCGGCTGGGGCTCGCGCCGCAAGCCGATGGCCCTGGTCCGGGCCCTGCTGCGGTCCGGGGTCACCGATCTGACCGTCGTCTCGTACGGCGGCCCAGATGTCGGGCTGCTCGCGGCGGCGGGCCGCATCCGCAGGCTCGTCACCGCCTTCGTGACCCTGGACTCGATCCCGCTGGAGCCGCACTTCCGGGCCGCGCGGGAGAGCGGCTCCCTCGAACTCACCGAGCTGGACGAGGCGATGATGATGTGGGGTCTGACCGCCGCCGCACACCGGCTGCCCTTCATGCCGATCCGGGCCGGGCTCGGCTCCGACGTGATGCGGGTCAACCCCGGCCTGCGCACGGTCACTTCGCCGTACGAGAACCGGGAGGAGCTGGTCGCGGTCCCCGCCCTGCGCCTGGACGCCGCCCTGGTCCACCTCAACCGCGCGGATGCCCGGGGCAACGGCCAGTACCTGGGCCCGGATCCGTACTTCGACGACCTGTTCTGCGAGGCGGCGGACACGGCGTACGTGTCGTGCGAGCGGATCGTCGACACCGCCGAGCTGCTCAAAGCGGCGGCCCCGCAGTCGCTGCTCGTCAAGCGGCAGTACGTCACCGGCGTCGTCGAGGCCCCCCACGGCGCCCACTTCACCTCCTGCGCACCCGACTACGACCGCGACGAGGACCTCCAGCGGGCCTACGCCGACGCGGCCGCCGCCGGCGGCGAGGCATGGCGGGACTTCGCCCACCGCTACGTGACGCAGGAGCAGCCATGA
- a CDS encoding acetyl-CoA C-acetyltransferase — MPEAYIIDAVRTPVGRRGGGLAPVHPADLGAHILKALMGRTAVDPAAVEDVIFGCLDTVGPQSADIARTSWLAAGLPEEVPGVTIDRQCGSSQQAVHFAAQGVLSGTQDLVVAGGVQNMSMIPIAYASRQAALPLGLTDGPYAGSEGWRARYGDQPVNQFYGAELIADKWGITREDMEAFALRSHQRALHAIDEGRFDRELAPYGDVTTDEGPRRDTTLAKMATLKPVMDGGRITAALSSQVSDGASAMLLASERAVREHHLTPRARVHHLSVRGEDPIRMLSAPIPATAHALKKTGLTIDDIDLVEINEAFAPVVLAWLKDTGADPDKVNPNGGAIALGHPLGATGVKLMTTLLHELERTGGRYGLQTMCEGGGQANVTIIERL; from the coding sequence ATGCCCGAGGCCTACATCATCGACGCCGTCCGTACCCCCGTCGGCCGCCGTGGCGGCGGCCTGGCGCCCGTCCACCCCGCCGACCTCGGCGCCCACATCCTCAAAGCCCTCATGGGCCGCACCGCCGTCGACCCCGCCGCCGTCGAGGACGTCATCTTCGGTTGCCTGGACACCGTCGGCCCCCAATCCGCCGACATCGCCCGCACCAGCTGGCTCGCCGCCGGTCTGCCCGAGGAAGTCCCCGGCGTCACCATCGACCGCCAGTGCGGCTCCTCCCAGCAGGCCGTCCACTTCGCCGCCCAAGGCGTCCTGTCCGGCACCCAGGACCTCGTCGTAGCAGGCGGCGTCCAGAACATGTCCATGATCCCCATCGCCTACGCCAGCCGTCAGGCCGCCCTGCCCCTGGGCCTCACCGACGGCCCGTACGCCGGATCAGAAGGCTGGCGCGCCCGCTACGGCGACCAGCCCGTCAACCAGTTCTACGGCGCCGAGCTGATCGCCGACAAATGGGGCATCACCCGCGAGGACATGGAAGCCTTCGCCCTGCGCTCCCACCAACGCGCCCTACACGCCATCGACGAGGGCCGCTTCGACCGCGAACTCGCCCCCTACGGCGACGTAACCACCGACGAAGGCCCCCGCCGCGACACCACCCTGGCCAAAATGGCCACCCTCAAACCCGTCATGGACGGCGGCCGCATCACCGCCGCCCTCTCCTCCCAGGTCTCCGACGGCGCCAGCGCCATGCTCCTCGCCTCCGAACGCGCCGTCCGCGAACACCACCTCACCCCCCGAGCCCGCGTCCACCACCTCTCCGTACGCGGCGAAGACCCCATCCGCATGCTCTCCGCCCCCATCCCCGCCACCGCCCACGCCCTCAAAAAGACCGGCCTGACCATCGACGACATCGACCTCGTCGAAATCAACGAGGCCTTCGCCCCCGTCGTCCTCGCCTGGCTCAAGGACACCGGCGCCGATCCCGACAAGGTCAACCCCAACGGCGGCGCCATCGCCCTCGGCCACCCCCTCGGCGCCACCGGCGTCAAACTCATGACCACCCTCCTCCACGAACTGGAGCGCACCGGAGGCCGCTACGGCCTCCAGACCATGTGCGAAGGCGGCGGACAGGCCAACGTCACCATCATCGAACGCCTCTGA
- a CDS encoding GNAT family N-acetyltransferase — MPALSTLLRSVRRCRRCPNHGEQEESPIMEPRVADNPERSRFEILVGDEVAGFAEYHLFGDEIAFIHTEIDPGYEGQGLGGRLARAALDAARERKLSVLPFCRFIRGWIAKHPEYVDLVPESERPRFGF; from the coding sequence ATGCCCGCACTGTCAACGCTGTTACGGTCGGTGCGCCGGTGCCGCCGGTGCCCGAACCACGGTGAGCAGGAAGAGAGCCCCATCATGGAACCCCGCGTCGCGGACAACCCCGAGCGGTCCCGCTTCGAGATCCTCGTCGGCGACGAGGTGGCCGGTTTCGCCGAGTACCACCTCTTCGGCGACGAGATCGCCTTCATCCACACCGAGATCGACCCGGGCTACGAGGGCCAGGGCCTGGGCGGCCGGCTCGCGCGCGCCGCTCTCGACGCCGCCCGCGAGCGCAAGCTCTCCGTGCTGCCGTTCTGCCGGTTCATCCGCGGCTGGATCGCCAAGCACCCGGAGTACGTGGACCTGGTACCGGAGTCCGAGCGCCCTCGCTTCGGCTTCTGA
- a CDS encoding acyl-CoA dehydrogenase family protein — MRFLPDPEQAEFARTLDRMLAAADTPSAARAWAAGEHAAGRALWGRLAEAGVFALGVPEAYEGLGPLPVELALAFVELGRHAVPGPLVETVAAAALLGRLGGAVAKDWLPRIAAGQAVVTLTMPEGGPYALDADATDAVFVADGARLALATGHGPVRASLDPARRLFRPRTAPGGEPLGQTDAAYAADRAAFLTAAQSLGVGLALLWRTVEYAKQRRQFGAAIGSFQAVKHRLADTFTALEFARPLLLGAAVTQAPADIAAAKLACGEAAYAAARTALQVHGAIGYTAEYDLSLWITKARALRTAWGSPSACRAAVLRSRSEGARTPVPGPRTPGAWRSSRG, encoded by the coding sequence ATGCGATTCCTGCCCGACCCCGAACAGGCCGAGTTCGCCCGCACCCTGGACCGGATGCTGGCCGCGGCCGACACCCCGTCGGCCGCGAGGGCCTGGGCCGCCGGGGAGCACGCCGCCGGGCGGGCGCTGTGGGGGCGGCTGGCCGAGGCCGGGGTCTTCGCGCTGGGGGTGCCCGAGGCGTACGAGGGGCTGGGCCCGCTGCCGGTCGAACTGGCGCTGGCCTTCGTGGAGCTGGGCCGCCACGCCGTGCCGGGGCCGCTCGTGGAGACGGTCGCCGCGGCCGCCCTGCTCGGCCGGCTCGGCGGGGCCGTGGCCAAGGACTGGCTGCCGCGCATCGCCGCCGGGCAGGCCGTGGTGACGCTCACGATGCCCGAGGGCGGACCGTACGCCCTGGACGCCGACGCCACCGACGCGGTGTTCGTCGCGGACGGCGCCCGGCTGGCCCTGGCCACCGGCCACGGCCCGGTCCGCGCCTCCCTGGACCCCGCCCGGCGCCTGTTCCGGCCGCGGACCGCCCCGGGCGGCGAGCCGCTGGGGCAGACGGATGCCGCGTACGCCGCCGACCGGGCCGCCTTCCTGACGGCCGCCCAGTCGCTCGGCGTCGGCCTGGCTCTGCTGTGGCGCACCGTCGAATACGCGAAGCAGCGCCGCCAGTTCGGCGCCGCCATCGGGTCCTTCCAGGCGGTGAAGCACCGGCTCGCCGACACCTTCACCGCCCTGGAGTTCGCCCGCCCGCTCCTGCTCGGCGCCGCCGTCACCCAGGCCCCGGCGGACATCGCCGCGGCCAAGCTGGCCTGCGGCGAGGCCGCGTACGCCGCCGCCCGCACCGCGCTCCAGGTGCACGGCGCCATCGGCTACACCGCCGAGTACGACCTGTCCCTGTGGATCACCAAGGCCCGGGCCCTGCGGACGGCCTGGGGAAGCCCGTCCGCCTGCCGGGCCGCTGTCCTCAGAAGCCGAAGCGAGGGCGCTCGGACTCCGGTACCAGGTCCACGTACTCCGGGTGCTTGGCGATCCAGCCGCGGATGA
- a CDS encoding CoA-transferase subunit beta: protein MTTTAVTRTEYCVVACAEAWRGDGEILASPMGPVPSAGARLARLTFAPDLLLTDGEALLIDAYGEVEGWLPYRQHLAMVAGGRRHVMMGASQLDRHGNQNISCVGDWARPTRQLLGVRGAPVNTLNNPTSYWVPRHSRRVFVERVDMVCGVGYDRAAEAGPSASRFHDIRRVVSDLGVFDFDTPDRGMRVRSLHPGVTLDEVRAATAFELAAADEVPYTRDPTPEELRLIREVLT from the coding sequence ATGACCACCACCGCCGTGACCCGGACCGAGTACTGCGTCGTGGCCTGCGCCGAGGCCTGGCGGGGCGACGGGGAGATCCTGGCGAGCCCCATGGGCCCCGTGCCGTCCGCCGGGGCCCGCCTCGCGCGGCTCACCTTCGCACCGGACCTGCTGCTGACCGACGGCGAGGCGCTGCTGATCGACGCGTACGGTGAGGTGGAGGGCTGGCTGCCGTACCGTCAGCACCTCGCGATGGTCGCGGGGGGCCGGCGCCACGTGATGATGGGCGCCAGCCAGCTCGACCGTCACGGCAACCAGAACATCTCCTGCGTCGGCGACTGGGCCCGGCCCACCCGCCAGCTGCTCGGGGTGCGCGGAGCGCCGGTCAACACCCTGAACAACCCGACCAGTTACTGGGTGCCCAGGCACTCCCGCCGGGTCTTCGTCGAGCGGGTCGACATGGTCTGCGGGGTCGGCTACGACCGGGCGGCCGAGGCGGGCCCCTCGGCGAGCCGCTTCCACGACATCCGCCGGGTCGTCAGCGATCTGGGCGTCTTCGACTTCGACACCCCCGACCGCGGCATGCGCGTACGGTCCCTGCACCCGGGCGTGACCCTCGACGAGGTCCGGGCCGCGACCGCCTTCGAGCTCGCCGCCGCGGACGAGGTCCCGTACACCCGCGACCCGACTCCCGAGGAACTGCGGCTGATCCGCGAGGTCCTGACGTGA
- a CDS encoding acyl-CoA dehydrogenase family protein: MESGTDIVDRVRGVLPLLREHALRAERERRVTPEVVSALTDAGIYRMNVPRRYGGYQTPLRTQVDALGEIAAACGSAGFMALLQAGCSFIAALFPDEAQDEIFASPDVRVSGTLIPDATAVAQEGGGYLVNGTSGFATGCQDADWHLLTVRAGAEPLWTAIPMAELEVLDDWHVSGLAGSGSNSVVARDVFVPAHRVLPVGPLLGGSFPSKTNAADPFYGMPVLLLFCAWAAPEALGLARAALAEFTARMTQRGITYTFYERQNEAAVTHLQVAEAALKLNCAELLAGEMVELIESKAATGDPYTQLERARIRGQGGYLTRLCKEAVDLIGSASGASSLREEVPIQRIIRDVHALSLHSFINPATNLEVYGRVLSGLDPGTPFL, from the coding sequence ATGGAATCCGGGACGGACATCGTGGACCGGGTGCGGGGGGTGCTGCCGCTCTTACGCGAGCACGCGCTGCGCGCCGAGCGGGAGCGGCGGGTGACGCCCGAGGTCGTGTCGGCGCTCACCGACGCCGGGATCTACCGGATGAACGTGCCCCGGCGCTACGGCGGTTACCAGACCCCGCTGCGGACGCAGGTTGACGCGCTGGGCGAGATCGCGGCGGCGTGCGGCTCGGCCGGCTTCATGGCCCTGCTCCAGGCCGGATGCTCGTTCATCGCGGCCCTGTTCCCGGACGAGGCCCAGGACGAGATCTTCGCCAGTCCCGACGTCCGGGTCAGCGGCACCCTGATCCCGGACGCGACGGCGGTCGCCCAGGAGGGCGGCGGCTATCTGGTCAACGGCACCTCCGGGTTCGCCACCGGCTGTCAGGACGCCGACTGGCACCTGCTGACGGTGCGCGCCGGGGCCGAGCCGCTGTGGACCGCGATACCCATGGCCGAGCTGGAGGTCCTGGACGACTGGCATGTGTCGGGCCTGGCGGGCAGCGGCAGCAACAGCGTCGTGGCCCGCGATGTGTTCGTGCCCGCGCATCGCGTACTGCCGGTGGGGCCGCTGCTGGGCGGCAGCTTCCCGTCGAAGACCAACGCGGCCGATCCCTTCTACGGGATGCCGGTGCTGCTGCTGTTCTGCGCCTGGGCGGCGCCGGAGGCGCTGGGCCTGGCGCGGGCGGCGCTGGCGGAGTTCACCGCGCGGATGACGCAGCGGGGGATCACCTACACCTTCTACGAGCGGCAGAACGAGGCGGCGGTCACGCATCTCCAGGTGGCCGAGGCGGCGTTGAAGCTGAACTGCGCGGAGCTGCTGGCCGGTGAGATGGTCGAGCTGATCGAGTCCAAGGCCGCCACCGGCGATCCGTACACGCAACTCGAACGCGCCAGGATCCGGGGACAGGGCGGCTATCTGACGCGGCTGTGCAAGGAGGCCGTCGACCTGATCGGCTCCGCCTCCGGCGCCTCCTCCCTGCGTGAGGAGGTGCCGATCCAGCGGATCATCCGCGATGTGCACGCCCTGAGCCTGCACTCGTTCATCAACCCGGCCACCAACCTGGAGGTCTACGGCCGGGTCCTGTCCGGGCTCGACCCGGGCACGCCGTTCCTGTAG